One Anas platyrhynchos isolate ZD024472 breed Pekin duck chromosome 10, IASCAAS_PekinDuck_T2T, whole genome shotgun sequence genomic window carries:
- the LOC101791836 gene encoding UAP56-interacting factor isoform X2 encodes MEAAGPQPGPSPSPAAGPQPGAEEIDMSLDDIIKRHRKEQTDAKAAGDRRRQQIKNRNSAYGFGRPRFRAWMQRNLQGPNRFRRGFGQQQYNRRQFRNTGPGPRRRAAAALNGVSPLNRQASAQEGNKTEDGFAKSSSSGQLETQRRPPLGPKRFRAAAASTHAPGRRPFLLNRGPGFQQKRMMQRFSKANFQRGIDANAEGKLPRMRRWQVKPSPGAVLTVSVANPQAGQANVPGSKRPFLRSQRPPPRAAKPQPKGVTLRFNFRAMANQTSLTLDERFSGLRNKRRFTAARSAGRTVTMP; translated from the exons atggaggcggcggggccgcagCCGGGCCcgagccccagccccgcggcgGGGCCGCAGCCGGGAGCTGAGGAGATTGACATGTCCCTGG ATGACATCATAAAACGCCACAGGAAAGAACAAACAGATGCCAAAGCTGCAGGGGACAGGCGAAGGCAGCAGATCAAGAACAGGAACTCGGCGTACGGGTTCGGGCGGCCCCGTTTCCGTGCCTGGATGCAGAGGAACTTGCAAG GACCTAACCGTTTTAGAAGGGGGTTTGGACAACAACAATACAATCGAAGACAATTCAGGAATACTGGGCCAGGTCCTCGGAGaagagcagctgctgcattAAATGGAGTGAGCCCTTTAAATCGCCAGGCATCAGCTCAAGAG GGCAACAAGACCGAAGATGGTTTcgccaaaagcagcagcagtgggcagCTGGAGACACAGCGACGGCCACCCCTGGGTCCCAAGCGAttcagagcagctgctgccagcacccatgCCCCAGGGAGAAG GCCTTTCCTGCTGAACAGGGGTCCAGGCTTCCAGCAGAAGCGGATGATGCAGCGGTTCTCCAAAGCCAACTTTCAGAGAGGG ATAGATGCTAATGCAGAAGGGAAACTACCAAGGATGCGAAG GTGGCAAGTGAAACCCAGCCCTGGAGCAGTTCTGACGGTTTCTGTGGCTAATCCCCAGGCAGGCCAGGCCAATGT GCCTGGATCCAAGCGCCCGTTCCTGCGAAGCCAGAGGCCCCCACCACGGGCAGCCAAGCCCCAGCCCAAGGGGGTGACGCTGAGGTTCAACTTCCGTGCAATGGCAAACCAG ACCAGCCTGACGCTGGATGAGAGGTTCTCTGGTCTGAGGAATAAGAGGCGCTTTACAGCAGCCCGGAGCGCCGGCCGGACGGTCACCATGCCCTAG
- the LOC101791836 gene encoding UAP56-interacting factor isoform X1, protein MEAAGPQPGPSPSPAAGPQPGAEEIDMSLDDIIKRHRKEQTDAKAAGDRRRQQIKNRNSAYGFGRPRFRAWMQRNLQGPNRFRRGFGQQQYNRRQFRNTGPGPRRRAAAALNGVSPLNRQASAQEGNKTEDGFAKSSSSGQLETQRRPPLGPKRFRAAAASTHAPGRSRPFLLNRGPGFQQKRMMQRFSKANFQRGIDANAEGKLPRMRRWQVKPSPGAVLTVSVANPQAGQANVPGSKRPFLRSQRPPPRAAKPQPKGVTLRFNFRAMANQTSLTLDERFSGLRNKRRFTAARSAGRTVTMP, encoded by the exons atggaggcggcggggccgcagCCGGGCCcgagccccagccccgcggcgGGGCCGCAGCCGGGAGCTGAGGAGATTGACATGTCCCTGG ATGACATCATAAAACGCCACAGGAAAGAACAAACAGATGCCAAAGCTGCAGGGGACAGGCGAAGGCAGCAGATCAAGAACAGGAACTCGGCGTACGGGTTCGGGCGGCCCCGTTTCCGTGCCTGGATGCAGAGGAACTTGCAAG GACCTAACCGTTTTAGAAGGGGGTTTGGACAACAACAATACAATCGAAGACAATTCAGGAATACTGGGCCAGGTCCTCGGAGaagagcagctgctgcattAAATGGAGTGAGCCCTTTAAATCGCCAGGCATCAGCTCAAGAG GGCAACAAGACCGAAGATGGTTTcgccaaaagcagcagcagtgggcagCTGGAGACACAGCGACGGCCACCCCTGGGTCCCAAGCGAttcagagcagctgctgccagcacccatgCCCCAGGGAGAAG CAGGCCTTTCCTGCTGAACAGGGGTCCAGGCTTCCAGCAGAAGCGGATGATGCAGCGGTTCTCCAAAGCCAACTTTCAGAGAGGG ATAGATGCTAATGCAGAAGGGAAACTACCAAGGATGCGAAG GTGGCAAGTGAAACCCAGCCCTGGAGCAGTTCTGACGGTTTCTGTGGCTAATCCCCAGGCAGGCCAGGCCAATGT GCCTGGATCCAAGCGCCCGTTCCTGCGAAGCCAGAGGCCCCCACCACGGGCAGCCAAGCCCCAGCCCAAGGGGGTGACGCTGAGGTTCAACTTCCGTGCAATGGCAAACCAG ACCAGCCTGACGCTGGATGAGAGGTTCTCTGGTCTGAGGAATAAGAGGCGCTTTACAGCAGCCCGGAGCGCCGGCCGGACGGTCACCATGCCCTAG